The region AGTTGCAGCATGAGCTATTTTATCAAACACCTTTGCTTTAACACATTGGTGAATATAAAATTGGGCCTTTTGATCTTTcttcttgaattccttgtatgCTGCCTTATGAGCATATGTCGCATTTTCTGCTAGCGGTTGAAGCCCCTCTGCTACATACTCAGACACATCTTGAACATTGAAGATGGCTCTCATCTGAATGCACCATTTTTCTCAATTCTTGTCATCAAGAACCGGAAGATTTGAAGGGAAGTTGTTGCCGCCTATTCCAACCATAGCTACAATCACTATTCAATATGAATTAGAATTGATCTCGTGATACCATATGTTGGTGTTATTACACCTTGCGAATGCGGAAGTTAGTTGAGAGAAAGATAGATAGAGTATTGGAGTGGaagagaaaaaaaagagagagtaATGAATATTGAATGAGAGAAATTCTATTATGGAGTGACTGTTACAAAATTACACAAATAATTATTATGTATACACAAAtattaactaattaattaattaaatttgaATTAATAAATAACAGTTGTTTTATTTGTACTAGTTGATAGAATAATTATTTAGCATGgttttatgtttttttttctcACACATCATATTATATTTTCTAGTGTGTTTGATATTCAATTTTACTATTGGACCTTTTAAAATTTGACAAGGAGATATCATTGAAAAAAGATTTTGATCTTTGAAAATGCATTTCTGTCACAGAACTTTAAAAGAAAAGTTGTGAATCTTGTCGAACAATACAAATACAAAGATTGTTTAGCAGGAGTATATGGACATATTTGTTTCAGcttttttctttgtatttttaaTATTGAATTTTATAAAACAGTTTTTCAAATTTTATAATCTTTTTATATTCGTTGACTAGTTTTAATATTGTATAACATAAACATACATTATTGAAAATCTAAACATAGTTGAAATTgtaatttttttcaaaaaattatatctaaaatagttttaaaattaagtgaatttttaaaattttaatattcaatatttttttaataaaatgataaaatatttaaaataatattttaaaaataactattcAAATAAAATTTGTATTTgaaatttttataaaaaatttacttataattttttttatacaAAAACATATTACAactataaaaattattttaaaaaaaactaaaataaacTGGTCCTATATCTTTATGTCAGATTTAAGCTAAGACTATATTTATCATCAACAACAGTTTCATCTAATTTTTGTCTCTTATAATCATATCATCACATTTCTTTTCGTATATAATAGTCTCAGCAATAATTAGTGTTTTAGACTTTTCAATAGAAAAGATATTCTATCAAACTAATATTACTTAACTTTTTTTTAGAATGTGTTTTAAGGTGTAAATCAATTTTGCAGAGATATTTAATCAGTTTAAGCTTATTAAAtcatattaatattttaaaaataaaaagtGCTTTGACAAAATACATGTCACTCTTGATAGTGcatatttttgtatttatttaaAGAAAGcataaaaatattataaatatttCCAACAAATAATTTAGAAAGACTTACATTGACTTGTTCTCCAACATAGACAAGTATATTTGTGTGGCATATTGGTCATTCAATAAGATTCCTTTGATATAATTAATTATATCAGCCAAAATTCGGTATGATGAAGTCCTATGAATCATGTCCTTATATTGTTCACAAACTTTGAAGCAGCGAAGAAGTAACCGAGAAACTGTGTGCTTATAGTCTTGTACTCTTTTTCTTGGAATCTTCCTTTCCTTCATAGTTCCGCTGGTCATCAACCAGTTATTTTTTATTCTTAATTAATACACCTTTCGTGTGAACATGGAGATCAGTGGTAGTAGCAAGAAGAGGAAGATAATTTGCTGTGAAGAGGATGAAGAAAAACAAAAAGAAGATGAAGCGAAAATGGAGACTTTCTTTACTCTGGTGAGAAGCATGCGCGAGACACAAGAGCGTTGGAAGAACAAAATGAATGAAGATAGAAAGGAGAAAAATAGAGTTGTTGCTGTTTGGAAACCTACGTTTCAACTTGAAGATTTTGCAGAAGAGGGTGCTGCTGATCAGAGTGATCGATGCCGAAACCGAGACCCTAGGGTTGAGATATTAGAAGGTGTGTCGACTGAGAGCAATAATAATAAGGAAGATGATGCAGAAAAGGGTATTGACTTGAAGCTTTCACTTTGATAATGGTGCTGCATATGCACCAAGTGACCGTAGCTAGATATTCTGCTCGTGTGTGTGATGTAAATCATGTAATATGTAATGTTTGCTTACCTAATTGTTTTAGTAACGCATTC is a window of Lathyrus oleraceus cultivar Zhongwan6 chromosome 6, CAAS_Psat_ZW6_1.0, whole genome shotgun sequence DNA encoding:
- the LOC127092317 gene encoding uncharacterized protein LOC127092317 encodes the protein MEISGSSKKRKIICCEEDEEKQKEDEAKMETFFTLVRSMRETQERWKNKMNEDRKEKNRVVAVWKPTFQLEDFAEEGAADQSDRCRNRDPRVEILEGVSTESNNNKEDDAEKGIDLKLSL